A single region of the Solwaraspora sp. WMMD791 genome encodes:
- a CDS encoding DNA primase, which produces MAKSPNQPDADRLAAGSVEPGAADPGPADDLGSTDDLEAAADDALDDTGDAPIAAASGDRSLWADVRIDPVEIALPAGVGLTLRAYRPATLLTPTDISGREDDDPFAARRRAAEAEDDDETVVILDEEFAAELAEEEAAEQERARRGQRGGSAADGASDADDADDDSADDDADLGEDVPVFLSQRGKLLLFKTPQALVSFVRSGAPHDLTQLDTWPELVDRLEPADVAALPEDTYELDLVVENLRGGHDTWDAALLIQSGEVARDLAYALRMPSVLDMLSAGSSLDDLDEALRSTVDGGIGGFMARRRLKKIGAQTASLGWRTIIGKISAATDWRD; this is translated from the coding sequence GTGGCCAAGTCGCCGAACCAGCCCGATGCCGACCGGCTCGCCGCCGGATCAGTCGAACCCGGCGCTGCCGATCCTGGGCCCGCCGACGACCTCGGATCCACCGACGACCTTGAAGCCGCGGCGGACGACGCGCTCGACGACACCGGGGACGCCCCGATCGCAGCGGCCAGCGGCGACCGGTCGCTCTGGGCCGACGTCCGGATCGACCCGGTGGAGATCGCGCTGCCGGCCGGCGTCGGACTCACCCTGCGGGCCTACCGCCCGGCCACCCTGCTGACTCCCACCGACATCTCCGGACGCGAGGACGACGACCCGTTCGCGGCGCGTCGGCGGGCCGCGGAGGCCGAGGACGACGACGAGACCGTCGTGATCCTCGACGAGGAATTCGCCGCCGAGTTGGCCGAGGAGGAGGCCGCCGAGCAGGAGCGGGCCCGCCGTGGCCAGCGGGGCGGGTCCGCCGCCGATGGGGCGAGCGACGCCGACGACGCCGACGACGACTCGGCCGACGACGACGCCGACCTCGGCGAGGACGTACCGGTCTTCCTCAGCCAGCGCGGCAAGCTGCTGCTGTTCAAGACCCCGCAGGCGTTGGTCAGCTTCGTCCGGTCCGGTGCCCCGCACGACCTCACCCAGTTGGACACCTGGCCTGAGCTGGTCGACCGGCTGGAGCCGGCGGACGTCGCGGCGCTGCCCGAGGACACCTATGAGCTCGATCTGGTGGTGGAGAACCTGCGGGGCGGGCACGACACCTGGGACGCGGCGCTGCTGATCCAGTCCGGCGAGGTGGCCAGGGACCTGGCGTACGCGTTGCGGATGCCGTCGGTGCTCGACATGCTCTCGGCCGGATCCAGCCTGGACGATCTTGACGAGGCGTTAAGGTCGACGGTTGACGGCGGCATCGGGGGCTTCATGGCACGCCGGCGACTGAAGAAAATCGGGGCACAAACCGCAAGTCTCGGTTGGCGCACGATTATCGGCAAGATCTCTGCCGCTACGGACTGGCGCGACTGA
- the cydC gene encoding thiol reductant ABC exporter subunit CydC, whose product MTAGARRDAAVGARRDATAQPRRDRPPELTVLALARPYLGRLVSAGLLAAATEVAALALMATAVWLLITAAGRPPLDTVTVAIVAVRAFAIGRGVLRYTERLAGHDATLRVVTEVRFRIFRALAARRQTADDRSGDALSRLVSDVEAVQDLLLRVLVPGAAAAGVAVLAVAGSAMVSPAAALVLAAGLVVAGIGLPAVATLLTRRTADRVAPLRGQLAADSTDLTYGAADLAAFGGTAAALDRTARRVRELAGLQRRLAVTGWAVDGVGVLVAGATAAVVTVVAVRDGVAGVLVGVLAVGTLTAVEMCLALVAAARQWAQSRGGLRRVAELVGEPAPQAADALPDGPPDGDVRYGDRPSDGDRPSAGDRPSAGDGGGPRTTTGAAVALDGVSVRYRAGTVPALDRLDLRLPPGRRVAVVGPSGAGKSTLLGVLTGAVVPDEGQVTVDGTRLADVPAGRRHRLVGGLLAEAYVFNATVRDNLLLARPTATEAELAAACAAAGLLDWVREQPGGWRTMVGAVGSQLSGGQRQRLALARALLVDPAVLVLDEPTEGLDPAMADAVLTDVLAAAAGRTVVLVTHRLAGLESMDEILVLAAGRIAQRGSHAELATRPGWYREQWIMQQTAERGYLTATN is encoded by the coding sequence GTGACCGCCGGGGCGCGGCGCGATGCGGCCGTCGGGGCACGCCGCGACGCGACCGCCCAGCCACGCCGCGACCGGCCGCCGGAGCTGACCGTGCTGGCCCTGGCCCGGCCGTACCTGGGCCGACTGGTCAGTGCCGGGCTGCTCGCGGCGGCGACCGAGGTCGCCGCGCTGGCGCTGATGGCCACGGCGGTGTGGCTGCTGATCACTGCGGCCGGCCGGCCGCCGCTGGACACCGTAACCGTGGCGATCGTCGCGGTACGGGCGTTCGCGATCGGCCGGGGCGTGCTGCGCTACACCGAGCGGCTGGCCGGTCACGACGCCACCCTGCGGGTCGTCACCGAGGTACGGTTCCGGATCTTCCGCGCGTTGGCCGCCCGCCGGCAGACGGCCGACGATCGCTCCGGCGACGCGCTCAGCCGGCTGGTCTCCGACGTCGAGGCCGTGCAGGACCTGCTGCTGCGGGTGCTGGTGCCCGGAGCCGCAGCCGCCGGCGTGGCGGTGCTCGCGGTGGCGGGTTCGGCCATGGTCAGCCCGGCCGCCGCGCTGGTGCTGGCAGCCGGGCTGGTGGTGGCCGGCATCGGGCTGCCGGCGGTCGCCACCCTGCTCACCCGGCGGACCGCCGACCGGGTGGCGCCGTTGCGGGGGCAGCTCGCCGCCGACAGCACCGACCTGACGTACGGCGCGGCCGACCTGGCCGCGTTCGGGGGCACCGCCGCCGCGCTGGACCGGACCGCGCGCCGGGTCCGGGAGCTCGCCGGCCTGCAACGGCGGCTGGCCGTCACCGGCTGGGCGGTCGACGGTGTCGGGGTGCTCGTCGCCGGGGCGACCGCCGCCGTGGTCACCGTCGTCGCGGTGCGCGACGGCGTGGCCGGGGTGCTGGTCGGCGTACTCGCCGTCGGGACGTTGACCGCCGTCGAGATGTGCCTGGCGTTGGTCGCGGCGGCCCGCCAGTGGGCACAGTCGCGCGGCGGGCTGCGACGGGTGGCCGAACTGGTCGGCGAGCCGGCCCCGCAGGCCGCCGACGCGCTCCCCGACGGCCCACCGGACGGCGACGTCCGCTACGGTGACCGGCCGTCCGACGGTGACCGGCCGTCCGCGGGTGACCGGCCGTCCGCGGGTGACGGTGGCGGGCCGCGCACGACGACGGGTGCGGCGGTCGCCCTCGATGGCGTGTCGGTGCGGTACCGCGCCGGCACCGTACCGGCGCTGGACCGGCTCGATCTGCGGTTGCCGCCGGGGCGGCGGGTCGCCGTGGTGGGGCCGAGCGGTGCCGGAAAGAGCACCTTGCTCGGCGTACTCACCGGGGCGGTCGTGCCGGACGAGGGCCAGGTCACCGTCGACGGCACCCGCCTGGCCGACGTACCGGCCGGGCGGCGGCACCGGCTGGTCGGCGGGCTGCTCGCCGAGGCGTACGTGTTCAACGCCACAGTTCGCGACAACCTCCTGCTGGCCCGACCGACGGCGACCGAAGCCGAGCTCGCCGCCGCCTGCGCGGCGGCCGGCCTGCTCGACTGGGTCCGGGAGCAGCCGGGCGGGTGGCGCACCATGGTCGGCGCGGTCGGCAGTCAGCTCTCCGGCGGTCAGCGGCAGCGGCTCGCGCTGGCCAGGGCGTTGCTGGTCGATCCGGCGGTACTGGTCCTCGACGAACCCACGGAGGGTCTCGACCCGGCCATGGCCGACGCCGTGCTGACCGATGTGCTGGCCGCTGCCGCCGGGCGGACCGTCGTCCTGGTGACCCACCGGCTGGCTGGACTGGAATCGATGGATGAGATCCTGGTGTTGGCGGCTGGTCGGATCGCGCAGCGCGGCAGCCACGCCGAGCTGGCGACCCGGCCCGGCTGGTACCGGGAACAGTGGATCATGCAGCAGACCGCCGAACGGGGCTACCTGACGGCGACCAACTGA
- the cydD gene encoding thiol reductant ABC exporter subunit CydD, producing MTTPADPAATGGSPRRRPFDPRLLRQVPAVRMPLAVLGLLGVLAAVLIIAQATTLATVLAAAARGELDRAALGGFVATVAGRAALGWAQGVLAASAAATVTAQLRVDLFTAIHRRGPAWVSEQRAGQLATLTGRGLDALDGYFTGYLPQLVLSVTVPVAVLARLVFADWSSALIVAVTLPLIPIFGALLGWHAQAATERQWRRLTQLGGHFLDMVAGLATLRAFGRERDQAEVVRRMADRHRVATMTTLRVAFLSALVLELVATLAVALVAVPVGLRLLTGGMALSTALLVLLLTPEAYLPLRAAGSKFHASMEGLTVLDEALTLVADADADVDVDRVGAATVDRVGAAARAVVRSAPAEIRFEAVTVAYPRTTALRDVDLTIRAGERIAVVGPSGAGKSTLLHLLLGFVAPTSGRITVDGVDLADLDIDRWRRQLAWVPQHAHLFAASLADNIRLGSPDAPPAQVTAAVRAAALADVVAALPDGLDTRLGERGHGLSSGQRQRVALARAFLRDSPVVLLDEPTARLDGESEAAVLAGSRQLIAGRTALIVAHRPALIDGVDRVVRLDAGRVSARRLSGATS from the coding sequence ATGACGACCCCTGCGGACCCCGCCGCAACCGGCGGTTCGCCGCGCCGCCGCCCGTTCGACCCCCGGCTGCTGCGCCAGGTGCCCGCCGTACGGATGCCACTCGCGGTGCTCGGCCTGCTCGGGGTGCTCGCCGCAGTGTTGATCATCGCCCAGGCGACGACGCTCGCCACGGTGCTGGCCGCGGCCGCCCGGGGCGAGCTCGACCGGGCCGCCCTCGGCGGGTTCGTCGCCACCGTCGCCGGCCGGGCCGCGCTGGGCTGGGCGCAGGGCGTCCTGGCCGCCAGCGCCGCCGCCACGGTCACCGCCCAGCTGCGGGTCGACCTGTTCACGGCGATCCACCGGCGCGGGCCGGCCTGGGTGTCCGAGCAGCGGGCCGGCCAGCTCGCCACCCTGACCGGTCGGGGTCTGGACGCCCTCGACGGCTACTTCACCGGTTACCTGCCGCAGCTGGTGCTGAGCGTGACCGTGCCGGTCGCCGTACTGGCCCGGTTGGTCTTCGCCGACTGGAGTTCCGCGCTGATCGTCGCGGTCACCCTGCCGCTGATCCCGATCTTCGGTGCGCTGCTCGGTTGGCACGCCCAGGCGGCGACCGAACGGCAGTGGCGGCGGCTGACCCAGCTCGGCGGCCACTTCCTGGACATGGTGGCCGGCCTGGCGACGCTGCGGGCCTTCGGCCGCGAGCGCGACCAGGCCGAGGTGGTACGCCGGATGGCCGACCGGCACCGGGTCGCCACCATGACCACGCTGCGGGTGGCCTTCCTCTCCGCCCTGGTGCTGGAGCTGGTCGCCACCCTGGCCGTGGCGTTGGTGGCCGTCCCGGTCGGGCTCCGGCTGCTCACCGGTGGCATGGCGTTGTCCACCGCGCTGCTGGTGCTGCTGCTCACTCCGGAGGCGTACCTGCCGCTGCGGGCGGCGGGCAGCAAGTTCCACGCCAGCATGGAAGGCCTGACGGTCCTCGACGAGGCGCTGACCCTTGTCGCCGACGCCGACGCCGATGTCGATGTCGACCGGGTCGGGGCAGCGACTGTCGACCGGGTCGGGGCAGCGGCACGGGCCGTCGTCCGGTCGGCCCCGGCCGAGATCCGGTTCGAGGCGGTCACTGTCGCCTATCCACGCACCACCGCGCTACGCGACGTCGATCTGACGATCCGGGCCGGCGAGCGGATCGCCGTCGTCGGGCCCAGCGGTGCCGGCAAGAGCACCCTGCTGCACCTGCTGCTCGGCTTCGTCGCCCCGACCTCCGGGCGGATCACCGTCGACGGGGTCGACCTGGCAGACCTCGACATCGACCGGTGGCGCCGGCAACTCGCCTGGGTGCCGCAGCACGCCCACCTGTTCGCCGCGTCGCTGGCCGACAACATCCGGCTCGGCTCACCCGACGCGCCGCCAGCGCAGGTGACCGCCGCCGTACGGGCCGCCGCGCTCGCCGACGTCGTGGCCGCGCTGCCGGACGGTCTCGACACCCGGCTCGGTGAACGCGGCCACGGCCTGTCCAGTGGGCAGCGGCAACGGGTGGCCCTGGCCCGCGCCTTCCTGCGGGACTCGCCGGTGGTGCTGCTCGACGAGCCGACCGCTCGGCTGGACGGGGAGTCCGAAGCCGCCGTGCTGGCCGGCTCCCGGCAACTGATCGCCGGGCGGACCGCGCTGATCGTCGCGCACCGCCCGGCGCTGATCGACGGCGTCGACCGCGTCGTCCGGCTCGACGCCGGCCGGGTCAGCGCCCGGCGCCTCAGCGGAGCGACCTCGTGA
- a CDS encoding M56 family metallopeptidase produces MAYAVHFAAVIIACYLAAQALTRSTWCGPGWTWRSPRVAILCWQALGLAVGLAAIGLPLAVGLAPYGTGPGRAAGLFVGDLATAVAQLVGGHGWQTGTFPVGLGPLRLALVGVAGTIAAVLLGSTVRSLLAAVRVQRRHRDLLALVGRADPAAPGALVLDHPSAAAYCLPGVRPTVVVSAGALDLLGPGELAAVLSHERAHADERHDLVLLPFTALCRALPRLRWLRAAHDAVALLVEMRADDKARRQHTDAPLAAALRRFAAATDRITPAGALGVAGAGRVGVGADARRVRVGVLAVADRDLDARVQRLLGDAPAPRLRPAAASLLAAALLLMPVSLYLAG; encoded by the coding sequence ATGGCGTACGCCGTGCACTTCGCCGCCGTGATCATCGCCTGCTACCTGGCCGCGCAGGCGCTCACCCGGTCGACGTGGTGCGGTCCCGGCTGGACGTGGCGCAGCCCCCGGGTGGCGATCCTCTGCTGGCAGGCGCTCGGCCTCGCGGTCGGGCTCGCCGCGATCGGGCTGCCGTTGGCGGTGGGTCTCGCGCCGTACGGCACCGGGCCCGGCCGGGCGGCCGGGCTCTTCGTCGGCGACCTCGCCACCGCCGTCGCCCAGCTGGTCGGCGGCCACGGCTGGCAGACCGGGACCTTCCCGGTCGGGCTGGGCCCGCTGCGGCTGGCTCTGGTCGGTGTGGCCGGCACGATCGCCGCCGTACTGCTCGGCTCCACCGTACGCAGCCTGCTGGCCGCCGTACGGGTGCAGCGCCGGCACCGCGACCTGCTCGCCCTGGTCGGGCGCGCCGACCCGGCCGCGCCCGGGGCGCTGGTGCTGGACCACCCGAGCGCCGCCGCCTACTGCCTACCGGGGGTACGCCCGACCGTGGTCGTCAGCGCCGGTGCGCTCGACCTGCTCGGTCCGGGTGAACTCGCCGCCGTGCTCAGCCACGAGCGGGCGCACGCCGACGAACGGCACGACCTGGTGCTGCTGCCGTTCACCGCGTTGTGCCGGGCGCTGCCCCGGCTGAGGTGGTTGCGCGCGGCGCACGACGCGGTCGCGCTGCTGGTCGAGATGCGTGCCGACGACAAGGCTCGCCGCCAGCACACCGACGCACCGCTCGCCGCCGCGCTGCGCCGGTTCGCCGCCGCGACGGACCGGATCACCCCGGCCGGGGCGTTGGGCGTCGCCGGCGCCGGGCGGGTCGGGGTCGGTGCTGACGCCCGGCGGGTCCGGGTCGGCGTGCTCGCGGTCGCCGACCGGGATCTCGACGCCCGGGTGCAGCGGCTGCTGGGCGACGCTCCGGCCCCTCGGCTGCGGCCGGCGGCGGCCAGCCTGCTCGCCGCCGCCCTGCTGCTGATGCCGGTCTCGCTGTACCTGGCCGGTTGA
- a CDS encoding BlaI/MecI/CopY family transcriptional regulator: MTRLGDLERAVMDVLWDRDPAAGPTTVRDVAEALQERDLAYTTVMTVLDRLAGKGMVSRERAGRAWQYQPVASREAYIAQLMLDALDLAGSRDAALVRFARSVTGTEAEVLRAALTDQAQAAERQG, translated from the coding sequence GTGACGCGACTCGGCGACCTCGAACGCGCGGTGATGGACGTGCTGTGGGACCGTGACCCGGCGGCCGGCCCGACCACCGTACGGGACGTCGCCGAGGCCCTGCAGGAGCGTGACCTGGCCTACACGACGGTGATGACCGTCCTGGACCGGCTCGCCGGCAAGGGCATGGTCAGCCGGGAGCGGGCCGGCCGGGCCTGGCAGTACCAGCCGGTGGCCAGCCGGGAGGCGTACATCGCCCAGCTGATGCTCGACGCCCTCGACCTGGCCGGCAGCCGCGACGCGGCCCTGGTCCGCTTCGCCAGGTCGGTGACCGGCACCGAAGCCGAGGTGCTCCGGGCCGCCCTCACCGACCAGGCGCAGGCGGCCGAGCGGCAGGGCTGA
- a CDS encoding DUF6767 domain-containing protein, protein MTAQVKHRRPEAKCPIRPGEPCTLCLPGATGPADCGLVYLVMSDDELRAGLHESRRVAA, encoded by the coding sequence ATGACAGCGCAGGTGAAACACCGACGTCCCGAGGCCAAGTGCCCGATCCGGCCGGGCGAACCCTGCACGCTCTGCCTGCCCGGCGCCACCGGCCCGGCCGACTGTGGTCTGGTCTACCTGGTGATGAGCGACGACGAACTGCGCGCCGGGCTGCACGAGTCCCGGCGGGTCGCGGCGTGA
- a CDS encoding DUF4232 domain-containing protein, with protein sequence MRHPWIAALLTVALLGACAGQLPQPGPQPPDHDWTPTPSPTPLPSVEPSPDCPASGALLSLGEVNAAMGLRVLSIWLVNCADEPVHVDGFPEIVVLDEQRQPLVVEVIEGVEVIARIETLARSPQPVTVLPGQRAAAVLAWRNTVDDVRVPPTHGTFLSVAPGVGVPAQLLEPDGGLDIGTTGRVAVSPWAPAD encoded by the coding sequence GTGAGGCATCCGTGGATCGCGGCGCTGTTGACGGTGGCGCTGCTCGGTGCCTGCGCCGGGCAGTTGCCGCAACCCGGGCCGCAGCCACCGGACCACGACTGGACACCGACCCCGTCGCCGACCCCGCTGCCGTCGGTGGAGCCGTCACCTGACTGCCCGGCCTCCGGGGCACTGCTGAGCCTGGGCGAGGTGAACGCCGCGATGGGGCTGCGGGTGCTGTCGATCTGGCTGGTCAACTGTGCTGACGAGCCGGTGCACGTCGACGGCTTCCCGGAGATCGTGGTGCTCGACGAGCAGCGGCAACCGCTCGTGGTCGAGGTGATCGAGGGTGTCGAGGTGATCGCCCGGATCGAGACACTGGCCCGCAGCCCGCAGCCGGTCACGGTGCTACCGGGCCAGCGGGCGGCGGCGGTGCTGGCCTGGCGCAACACCGTGGACGACGTGCGGGTGCCGCCGACGCACGGCACCTTCCTGAGCGTGGCGCCGGGAGTCGGCGTACCCGCGCAACTGCTGGAGCCCGACGGCGGCCTCGACATCGGCACCACCGGTCGGGTCGCGGTCAGTCCGTGGGCACCGGCCGACTGA
- a CDS encoding alpha/beta fold hydrolase — protein MARHLLVPGRGLPRPEHWLNRWAAANPGYRWAPPPPGPPYVLAERLAALHAAITASDEPAVLIAHSAGCLTVAHWAARHHGPVAAALLVTPPYLDPGWRPGPDDPTDLYTDAVPRQRLPFRTVLVASRTDPYTTVEEFARYAADWGAELYDAGDAGHIETASGYGPWPAGERLVAALADASPISRPVPTD, from the coding sequence ATGGCCCGCCATCTACTGGTCCCCGGCCGGGGGCTGCCCCGCCCGGAACACTGGCTCAACCGGTGGGCGGCGGCCAACCCCGGTTACCGGTGGGCACCGCCGCCGCCCGGACCGCCGTACGTGCTGGCCGAGCGGCTGGCCGCGCTGCACGCGGCGATCACCGCCAGCGACGAACCGGCGGTGCTGATCGCGCACAGCGCCGGCTGCCTGACGGTGGCGCACTGGGCGGCACGTCACCACGGCCCGGTGGCCGCGGCCCTGCTGGTCACCCCGCCGTACCTGGACCCGGGGTGGCGGCCCGGCCCGGACGACCCGACCGACCTGTACACCGACGCGGTCCCCCGGCAGCGGCTGCCGTTTCGCACCGTCCTGGTCGCCAGCCGCACCGACCCGTACACGACCGTCGAGGAGTTCGCGCGCTACGCCGCCGACTGGGGCGCCGAACTGTACGACGCCGGCGACGCCGGGCACATCGAGACCGCCAGCGGCTACGGCCCCTGGCCGGCCGGGGAACGGCTGGTCGCCGCTCTGGCCGACGCCTCGCCGATCAGTCGGCCGGTGCCCACGGACTGA
- a CDS encoding S1 family peptidase, whose protein sequence is MALWPSAAQAAPVPLFAAGADTAAEISAELGDRSAGAYLDEATGRMVVTVTDDTAARAARQAGAVARTVTYSSADLEAVTARIERAAAFVGTARAIDLAANQVVVTVDSTVTGHRLALVEAAVAAAGDAARLEHTDGEFSLMIAGGEAIYGSNGSRCSLGFNVRTSTANYFVTAGHCTASAATWYANSSRSTVLGNRVVSSFPGNDYGIVQYTNSSIARPGAVYLYPGSQSITSVGNAYVGQSVRRSGSTTGVRSGSVTGVNASVTYPQGTVRGLIRTNVCAQPGDSGGALFAGTVALGMTSGGSGNCTTGGTTYFAPLNAVFAAYPTLRLV, encoded by the coding sequence ATGGCCCTCTGGCCGTCGGCCGCCCAGGCCGCACCCGTACCGCTGTTCGCCGCCGGCGCGGACACCGCCGCCGAGATCAGCGCCGAACTCGGCGACCGGTCGGCCGGGGCCTACCTCGACGAGGCCACCGGTCGGATGGTCGTCACCGTCACCGACGACACCGCTGCCCGAGCGGCCCGCCAGGCCGGTGCGGTCGCCAGGACCGTCACCTACAGCAGCGCCGACCTCGAAGCGGTGACCGCCCGGATCGAACGGGCCGCCGCCTTCGTCGGCACCGCCCGCGCCATCGACCTGGCCGCCAACCAGGTCGTGGTCACCGTGGACAGCACGGTCACCGGCCACCGGCTGGCCCTGGTCGAAGCGGCGGTAGCCGCCGCCGGCGACGCCGCCCGGCTGGAGCACACCGACGGTGAGTTCAGCCTGATGATCGCCGGCGGCGAGGCCATCTACGGCAGCAACGGCTCCCGCTGCTCCCTCGGCTTCAACGTCCGCACCTCCACCGCCAACTACTTCGTCACCGCCGGGCACTGCACCGCCAGCGCCGCCACCTGGTACGCCAACTCCAGCCGCAGCACCGTGCTCGGCAACCGGGTGGTCTCCAGCTTCCCCGGCAACGACTACGGCATCGTGCAGTACACCAACAGCAGCATCGCCCGCCCCGGCGCGGTCTACCTCTACCCGGGCAGCCAGTCGATCACCTCGGTCGGCAACGCGTACGTCGGTCAGTCGGTCCGCCGCAGCGGCAGCACCACCGGAGTCCGCAGTGGCTCGGTGACCGGCGTCAACGCCTCGGTCACCTACCCCCAGGGCACCGTCCGGGGCCTGATCCGGACCAACGTCTGCGCCCAGCCGGGCGACAGCGGCGGTGCGCTGTTCGCCGGCACCGTCGCGCTCGGCATGACCTCCGGCGGCAGCGGCAACTGCACCACCGGCGGTACGACCTACTTCGCACCGCTCAACGCGGTCTTCGCGGCGTACCCGACGCTGCGGCTGGTCTGA
- a CDS encoding DUF4166 domain-containing protein: protein MTSIFQQALGADFDRLHPRLQRRFGISSAQSTSCIGTGVMDRIWHGPAVTLPFLRLGATRHILFPEQGSNVQFCIENYAYRDSFGRETVTFVRSFDIAPHRRRRFDATMVYSPQRSAIVDYLGTHQHYGVLLDLRVDRRGALTIRTGEQRYAGHRFPVALAGAAEVREWWDDADDCFRIEVRVTNRFLGPVFGYRGRFTTRYVDTGTAPVPAAVRPVRENPRV, encoded by the coding sequence GTGACCTCGATCTTCCAGCAGGCGCTCGGCGCCGACTTCGACCGGCTGCATCCACGCCTGCAGCGCCGCTTCGGCATCAGCAGCGCGCAGTCCACCAGCTGTATCGGCACCGGGGTGATGGACCGGATCTGGCACGGCCCGGCGGTCACCCTGCCGTTTCTGCGGCTCGGGGCGACCCGCCACATTCTCTTCCCCGAGCAGGGCAGCAACGTCCAGTTCTGCATCGAGAACTACGCGTACCGCGACAGTTTCGGCCGGGAGACCGTGACCTTCGTCCGGTCCTTCGACATCGCGCCACACCGGCGTCGCCGCTTCGACGCGACGATGGTCTACAGCCCGCAGCGGTCGGCCATCGTCGACTATCTGGGCACCCATCAGCACTACGGGGTGCTGCTGGATCTGCGGGTCGACCGGCGCGGCGCGCTGACCATCCGTACCGGCGAGCAGCGGTACGCCGGCCACCGGTTCCCGGTCGCCCTGGCCGGCGCGGCCGAGGTGCGGGAGTGGTGGGACGACGCCGACGACTGCTTCCGGATCGAGGTACGGGTGACCAACCGGTTCCTCGGTCCGGTCTTCGGGTACCGGGGCCGGTTCACGACGCGGTACGTGGACACGGGGACGGCCCCGGTGCCCGCCGCCGTGCGTCCGGTGCGGGAGAATCCCCGCGTATGA
- a CDS encoding TetR family transcriptional regulator, whose amino-acid sequence MDGALQAIRQHGIAGVSARTVAACAGVNQALVFYHFGTLDDLLATACQAATVDRVAHYRDRFAAVRSLRELLELGRDLHEQERRNGSLAVLAQLLAGAQVDDRLAAPTAAALRLWTDEIEQVLRRVLAGSPLAELADPAGLARAVTAGFIGLELYDGIDRPGADAALATLEQLAVLADVVDELGPIARRAVRGRLGSRRRSGPRSR is encoded by the coding sequence ATGGACGGGGCGCTGCAGGCGATCCGCCAGCACGGCATCGCCGGGGTCTCCGCCCGTACGGTCGCCGCCTGCGCCGGAGTCAACCAGGCGTTGGTGTTCTACCACTTCGGCACGCTCGACGACCTGCTCGCCACCGCCTGCCAGGCGGCCACCGTCGACCGGGTCGCGCATTACCGGGACCGGTTCGCGGCCGTCCGGTCGCTGCGGGAGCTGTTGGAGCTCGGCCGTGACCTGCACGAGCAGGAGCGTCGCAACGGCAGTCTGGCCGTGCTCGCCCAGCTGCTCGCCGGCGCGCAGGTCGACGACCGGCTCGCCGCGCCGACCGCCGCCGCGCTGCGGTTGTGGACCGACGAGATCGAGCAGGTGCTGCGCCGGGTGCTGGCCGGTTCGCCGCTGGCCGAGCTGGCGGACCCGGCCGGGCTCGCCCGCGCGGTCACGGCCGGGTTCATCGGCCTGGAGCTGTACGACGGCATCGACCGGCCGGGTGCCGACGCCGCTCTGGCCACGTTGGAGCAGTTGGCGGTGCTCGCCGACGTCGTCGACGAGTTGGGGCCGATCGCCCGACGCGCCGTCCGTGGCCGGCTGGGCTCCCGTCGTCGCTCCGGCCCACGCTCGCGGTAG
- a CDS encoding hemerythrin domain-containing protein, with protein sequence MGDGESTGTGAAARLVAWSHELRATHDKLRDALAVTRQAVAAGEPVAPATRQLLLYCHGFCAALTAHHEGEDRELFPAVAAQHPELRDTLYYLRQDHSMIAHLLGGLQAAVDSCAAPAELDRHLEGLAAIMESHFRYEERQLLPILETLTLAADPRTVLGPL encoded by the coding sequence ATGGGTGACGGCGAATCGACAGGCACGGGCGCGGCGGCCAGGCTGGTGGCCTGGAGCCACGAGCTGCGCGCCACCCACGACAAGCTGCGCGACGCCCTGGCCGTGACCAGACAGGCGGTGGCCGCCGGCGAGCCGGTGGCACCGGCGACCAGGCAGTTGCTGCTGTACTGCCACGGCTTCTGCGCCGCGCTGACCGCCCACCACGAGGGCGAGGACCGCGAGCTGTTCCCCGCCGTCGCCGCGCAGCACCCCGAACTGCGCGACACGCTCTACTACCTGCGGCAGGACCACTCGATGATCGCGCACCTGCTGGGCGGACTGCAGGCGGCGGTGGACTCCTGCGCGGCACCCGCCGAGCTGGACCGGCACCTGGAGGGCCTGGCTGCCATCATGGAGTCACACTTCCGGTACGAGGAACGCCAGTTGCTGCCGATCCTGGAGACGCTGACGCTGGCGGCGGACCCCCGTACCGTCCTCGGGCCGCTGTGA